Proteins co-encoded in one Pseudorhizobium banfieldiae genomic window:
- a CDS encoding hydantoinase B/oxoprolinase family protein: MTSGKWDFWIDRGGTFTDIVGRRPDGSLIAHKLLSENPEAYRDAAVQGIRELLELKPGEPVPAGAIGAVKMGTTVATNALLERKGERTLLVTTRGFRDALAIGYQARADIFAKRIIKPELLYSAVVEVDERVRADGEIEAAPDEAVIRRDLQAQFDAGFRAVAIVFMHAYRYPQHEQSAAKVAREIGFTQVSVSHEVSPLIKLVGRGDTTVVDAYLSPILRRYVEQVASELGADAEGGARLMFMQSSGGLTAADLFQGKDAILSGPAGGVVGAVETSRLAGFDRMIGFDMGGTSTDVSHYDGELERSFETEVAGVRMRAPMMSIHTVAAGGGSILHFENGRFRVGPDSAGANPGPKAYRRGGPLTVTDANVMLGKLSPELFPKIFGPNRDQPLDAVAVRAAFEDMAMTIGDGRMPEEVADGFLAIAVENMANAVKKISVQRGYDVTNYVLTCFGGAGGQHACLTADALGISTVMIHPFSGILSAYGMGLADIRATRQKTVSVALGEALDALPPVRDELTASVLQEMAAQGVIEADTDVLHRAHLRYQGTDTTLAVPVSSVSEMTEVFEALHRKQFGFIFENREIIFESYEVEAIGGGAESTEPTHAIDDAAPTATEETRFFSGGEWRQAPVYRRADIRPGARAAGPCLIVEPHQTIVVEDGWAFGITALDHVVLKRVKALARSKAVGTEADPVLLEVFNNLFMSIAEQMGVTLQNTASSVNIKERLDFSCAIFDENGALVANAPHMPVHLGSMDRSVESIIAQNKGRIRPGDVFALNAPYNGGTHLPDITVVTPVFDGEGKNILFYVASRGHHADVGGTAPGSMTPLATTVDEEGVLFDNVLLVDRGRFDEDGITRLLSDHPHPARNVAQNVGDLRAQIAANEKGVHEMRKMIAQFGLDVVQAYMGHVQDNAEESVRRVVEKLGDSEFSYDTDQGSTIKVKITVDKEKREATVDFAGTSPQKPNNFNAPEPVTRAAVLYVFRVMVESSIPMNAGCLRPIRIIVPEGSMLKPQYPAAVVAGNVETSQHVTNALFGALGAIAASQGTMNNLTFGNETYQYYETLCSGSPAGVFNDGTGFDGTDAVHVHMTNSRLTDPEILETRYPVLLEDFHIRKNSGGKGRWSAGNGTKRTIRFLERMDCAILSSHRTIRPHGLEGGEAGELGQTIVRRLDGRLEDLGGCGQTILEAGEAVTVVTPTGGGYRTRN, translated from the coding sequence GCAGGCCGGATGGTTCGCTGATCGCGCACAAGCTCCTCTCTGAGAATCCTGAGGCCTACCGGGATGCTGCCGTCCAGGGAATCCGGGAACTCCTGGAGCTAAAGCCGGGCGAACCTGTCCCTGCCGGCGCGATCGGTGCGGTGAAGATGGGGACCACGGTTGCGACCAATGCCCTCCTCGAACGCAAGGGCGAGCGAACACTGCTCGTGACGACGCGCGGCTTCCGCGATGCGCTGGCGATCGGCTACCAGGCGCGGGCCGACATCTTCGCCAAGAGGATCATCAAGCCGGAGCTGCTCTACAGCGCCGTGGTGGAAGTCGACGAACGCGTGCGGGCCGATGGCGAGATCGAGGCAGCCCCCGACGAAGCCGTCATCCGCCGCGACCTGCAGGCGCAGTTCGATGCCGGATTCCGCGCCGTCGCGATCGTCTTCATGCACGCCTACCGGTACCCGCAGCACGAGCAATCGGCCGCCAAGGTGGCACGCGAGATCGGATTTACCCAGGTCTCTGTCAGCCACGAGGTCTCGCCGCTGATCAAGCTGGTGGGCCGTGGCGACACGACGGTCGTCGACGCCTATCTCTCGCCGATCCTGCGCCGTTACGTGGAGCAGGTAGCATCCGAACTCGGTGCCGACGCCGAAGGCGGGGCGCGTCTGATGTTCATGCAGTCCTCGGGTGGCCTCACGGCTGCCGACCTTTTCCAGGGCAAGGACGCCATCCTCTCCGGCCCCGCCGGCGGTGTCGTCGGCGCGGTGGAGACGTCAAGGCTCGCCGGCTTTGACCGCATGATCGGCTTCGACATGGGCGGCACGTCGACGGACGTCTCCCACTACGATGGCGAGCTGGAGCGGTCCTTCGAGACGGAAGTTGCCGGCGTTCGGATGCGCGCGCCGATGATGTCCATCCACACCGTTGCGGCCGGCGGCGGCTCCATCCTCCACTTCGAGAACGGGCGCTTCCGCGTCGGGCCGGATTCCGCCGGCGCCAATCCCGGCCCGAAAGCCTATCGCCGCGGCGGGCCCCTCACCGTCACCGATGCCAACGTCATGCTCGGAAAGCTTTCGCCTGAGCTCTTCCCGAAGATCTTCGGCCCGAACCGCGACCAGCCGCTCGACGCAGTTGCCGTTCGCGCTGCCTTCGAGGACATGGCCATGACCATCGGCGACGGGCGTATGCCGGAAGAAGTCGCAGATGGCTTCCTGGCGATCGCCGTCGAGAACATGGCGAATGCGGTGAAGAAGATCAGCGTCCAACGCGGTTACGACGTCACCAATTACGTGCTGACCTGCTTCGGCGGTGCCGGCGGCCAGCATGCCTGCCTCACGGCCGATGCGCTCGGCATCTCGACCGTCATGATCCACCCCTTCTCCGGCATCCTGTCCGCATACGGTATGGGACTTGCAGACATTCGCGCCACCCGCCAGAAGACCGTTTCCGTCGCTCTCGGCGAGGCTCTGGATGCGCTGCCGCCAGTGCGCGACGAGCTAACAGCGAGCGTGCTGCAGGAGATGGCTGCGCAAGGCGTGATCGAAGCCGACACCGATGTCCTGCATCGCGCCCACCTGCGCTACCAGGGCACCGATACGACGCTTGCGGTCCCCGTGTCCTCAGTCTCGGAAATGACCGAGGTCTTTGAGGCGCTTCATCGCAAACAGTTCGGCTTCATCTTCGAGAACCGCGAGATCATCTTCGAATCCTATGAAGTCGAAGCCATCGGCGGCGGTGCAGAATCCACCGAACCGACCCATGCCATCGACGACGCCGCTCCCACTGCCACAGAGGAAACGCGTTTCTTCTCTGGCGGAGAATGGCGCCAGGCGCCGGTCTACCGCCGCGCCGACATCCGTCCGGGCGCGAGAGCCGCCGGCCCATGCCTTATCGTCGAGCCGCACCAGACGATCGTGGTCGAGGATGGCTGGGCGTTCGGGATCACCGCGCTCGACCATGTCGTGCTGAAGCGGGTCAAGGCGCTCGCGCGCAGCAAGGCGGTCGGCACGGAAGCCGATCCGGTGCTGCTCGAGGTCTTCAACAACCTCTTCATGTCGATTGCCGAGCAGATGGGCGTGACGCTCCAGAACACGGCGTCGTCCGTAAACATCAAGGAGCGGCTGGACTTCTCCTGCGCCATCTTCGACGAGAACGGTGCGCTGGTCGCCAATGCGCCGCACATGCCGGTGCATCTGGGATCCATGGATCGTTCTGTGGAGTCGATCATCGCCCAGAACAAGGGCCGGATTCGTCCCGGTGACGTCTTCGCCCTGAACGCTCCATATAACGGCGGCACGCACCTTCCGGACATCACGGTGGTAACGCCGGTCTTCGATGGCGAGGGCAAGAATATCCTCTTCTACGTCGCCTCGCGCGGCCACCATGCGGATGTCGGCGGCACCGCCCCCGGTTCCATGACGCCGCTCGCCACCACCGTCGACGAGGAAGGGGTACTCTTCGACAACGTGCTCCTGGTCGATCGGGGACGCTTCGACGAGGACGGCATCACCCGTCTTCTTTCCGATCACCCCCATCCGGCCCGCAACGTGGCCCAGAACGTCGGGGACCTGCGCGCCCAGATCGCCGCCAACGAGAAGGGCGTGCATGAGATGCGCAAGATGATCGCGCAGTTCGGGCTCGACGTGGTGCAGGCCTATATGGGCCATGTGCAGGACAATGCGGAGGAGAGCGTGCGCCGCGTCGTCGAGAAGCTCGGAGATTCCGAATTCTCCTACGACACCGACCAGGGTAGCACGATCAAGGTGAAGATCACCGTCGACAAGGAAAAGCGAGAGGCAACGGTCGACTTTGCCGGCACCAGTCCGCAGAAGCCGAACAACTTCAATGCACCGGAGCCCGTCACCCGCGCCGCCGTGCTCTATGTCTTCCGCGTGATGGTCGAAAGCTCGATCCCGATGAACGCCGGCTGCCTGCGGCCGATCCGCATCATCGTGCCGGAGGGTTCGATGCTGAAGCCGCAATATCCGGCCGCGGTCGTTGCCGGCAACGTCGAGACCAGCCAGCACGTCACGAATGCCCTGTTCGGCGCTCTCGGTGCGATCGCCGCGAGCCAGGGCACGATGAACAACCTGACCTTCGGCAACGAAACCTACCAGTACTATGAAACGCTCTGCTCCGGCTCGCCCGCTGGCGTCTTCAATGATGGGACGGGCTTCGACGGCACAGATGCGGTGCATGTCCACATGACCAATTCGCGCCTCACCGATCCCGAAATCCTGGAGACGCGCTATCCCGTGTTGCTCGAGGACTTCCACATCCGGAAGAACTCCGGCGGCAAGGGCAGGTGGTCGGCCGGCAATGGGACGAAGCGAACCATCCGCTTCCTGGAGAGGATGGACTGCGCGATTCTTTCTTCCCACCGCACCATTCGGCCGCATGGCCTTGAGGGAGGCGAGGCCGGTGAGCTTGGCCAGACCATCGTCCGTCGGCTCGATGGGCGGCTCGAAGACCTCGGCGGCTGCGGCCAGACGATCCTCGAGGCCGGCGAAGCGGTGACCGTCGTCACGCCCACCGGCGGCGGCTATCGAACCCGCAACTGA